In the Bartonella apihabitans genome, TCGGTATCTATATGACCGGCACGGAATGATGCTTCCGCATAAAGCCCGTCTGCCTGACCTGCGTCAAGCTTGTTAACAAGACCCAAGCCTGTACCGGCAAAATCGATCCGGCCAAGAACACCACCACCTGTATAGTGTGTGTCCCCGTCACCATGAACAGATGCATAATTGGCAAAGCTGTTATAGGTGTCATATGTACCGCGGCCATATTCGAAGAATGCGCCGAGCGTTACCGGATGTTTGTCTGCAAGTTCAAAGCCGGTTGCCAAGCCGACAGCCATATTGAAACCGTCAACATCTGCATGACTTCCTGTCTTGTAACGGTTCGAGCTACCGTCAATGACAAAGAACGGCATCAAATTCATCTGCCATGGATTATTGCCACCCTCTGCAACAGAACTTTTGGCTGAACGAATACCGGCATTGGCTATCAAATCCGCTCCTTGATTCAAGAAGCCCAGAGATGCTGCACGTCCTTCCGAAAATGCCTTCGTTTGCGGGTTCAGACGACCCGCAAGCTCGCGGTTGCCGCTTCCTCCCTGCTCACCATGCGTTGTATTTCCGGTGTTGTTCGTTCCATCGATACTGCCATTATGCGAATTGCCGGTATTGGAAGTGTCGCCGGTATTGCTGCTGTCATCTCCTGTATTGTTTCCGCCGTTGGTTCCTCCATTGTTGGTATCGCCAGAGTTTTCCTCTTTAACAGCCTCACTGTTTTGAGCGGTTAGAACATAACCATCACCGGATTGTTCTGCCTTCATGTCATAGATCAGGAAATTGCCTTGTTTGACTTCCATATTAGACGCCGACGCGTTGGCAACTTTATCAATAAGCGTAATTTTGTCGCCAACGGACAGGCGATTACCGTCGCTTTCAATTGCAACAGTATGCGTCGTATTGGCAAGATTAACAGGGTTGCCGCCGGTTATGTGAACCAGAGCCTGATTATTGACAACGTCCTTTGGCAGAACCCAGTTGTAATTTTGAACGTTTTCAATGCCCCCCAACTCGCCGCGGAAGTGAACGAGGTTCAATGTATTGCCGGTAAAGACATCCCCGGCCGATCTGGTCTCGCCATCAAAAAAACCACCGTAAACAGTGCCGCCGATTTTTACATTTCCACCTGTTAAAGTGATCAAATTATTCGTGGCATTGCCATTTGACGTAACACCACCGTAAACATTGCCATCAATAGTCGCATCTTCAATCGACACGCTGTTGTTTGTCGCATCACCAATAAGTGTTTTACCGCCTACACCGTATCTTAATAAATGTGCTCCCCCACTAATAGTGAGCGAATTTTCGCTTACATTACCATTTTCGGAAACACCTGCCACGACGCCCTTATTAACTTCGGCTTTCGAGGTCACCAACAAAGTATTTTTTAATGCCAAGCCAGATTGTGTATAGCCGCTGATAACCACGTTTACGTTTTTGGTGTCATTCTCAGGCGATGCCTCAATTTTTGCTTCATCAGAAATCGTAAGCGAATTGCCTTCGGCGTTACCCGATCCTTCGGTATTCTCCAACTTCTCAACGTAGCCGGAAGTTATATCACCTGTAACAGTGACCTTCTTGACCGTGACAACATTATTTGTGCTTGAACTGTTTGTTGAATAGCCCCCTGTAATCTGCCCATTGATTGTCCCGCCAGAAACATGAACCTCATTCTTATCAGTACCCTTGTTAGCTTGACCGGCGAAAATATTGCCGCTGACAGACCCTCCGGTAACATTAATTACGTTATGATCAGCACGGCCATTCGTTGCTTGTCCCCCGACAACAAATTTCCCGACCGAACCGCCGTTTAACGTGACAGTGTTATCGGATACATCGCCCAATTTACTAAGACCGGCAACGAGATTTCCTTTTACGTTTGTTCCGTCGCCACTCATGGTAACGGCATTACCTGTCACATTACCCGCTGTGTCGGCTCCGCCGCCCAAAACATCTTCCTCGACAGTTCCACCGGTAATGGTAACCTGATTACCTGACACGCTGACAGCATTCGGATTGTTGCCACTATATTGCGAGCGTCCGCCAATAATCCGATTCGCTACTGTCCCCCCAGACATTTCAACCGTATTTTGTTTCACTGAGCCGTGCATGGACACCCCGCCGTAGCCACGTTGAACCGCTCCCCCATTGATGACGAGTTTATTTCCTTGTGCTGTGCCATTCAGCGCAATGCCGCCCCCGGCCTCAGCGACATTGGCATTTCCCGAAATCGTTGTCACATTATTTGTTGCTGAACCATTACCTACGTCAACTGATCCGCCATAAGCAGATGAATTTACAGTGCTGGTACCGGAAATGGTTATGCTATTTCCATCGGCAGCACCCTGTTCGGCTTCTCCAAAAATAAATCCCCCTGCAATCTGTGATGCTATTGCCGAGCCATCCATAATGACGTGATTATTGGAAACCGACGCACCCTTGGAAGATGCACCGCCTGCAACCAAAACAGTAGTCGTACCGCCATTCAGGGTTAATGTGTTGTTGTCAACTACACCTGTAGCGTTCGTGTAACCGGCGAAAATATTATTTCCGTAGCTGCCACTTTTGACCACAACGGAATTATTTTTGACATCTCCACTTGATGAACTGCCACCATAAGTAACTCTGGATACTGTTCCTCCATTTAGTGTCACAGTGTTGCCAGATGCACCGGTCGCCCCAGCTCCGCCGACGATCACTCCGGCAACATTTCCTCCGGAAAACTCGACGCTGTTATTGTTGGCGCTCCCCTTGTTGGAAACGCCGCCATCAACTTCGCCACCAATTTGACCGTCGGTTATAATAACTTTATTGCCGTCGGCAACAAAATCGCCTTCCCCGACAATTGCTCCATAAACATCTCCGGTAACTTTCGCTTTTCCCTGGATATTAACGGTATTTCGTGAAGTAGTCCGGTTCCTTACTGATGCTCCTGCAACGGTATCGGGAGCTTTATAGTCATCTGTCAAGTTATCCGTATTATCTATCGTGACTGTATTTCCCTGACCACTCAGGTGAGATGTCACGTAAGTTCCGTTATCTTCACTATGGTAATTGTTATAATCAGCCTCAGTACCATTATATGTGATTTCTTCAGCCCATGCAGTGGACATATTTGCCCCTGCAACCGCCAATACCAACGTCAAAGCCGACACTGTTGTACTGAAATATTTCTTATTCATTATGAAAATGCCCCGTTGAGAATTATTTGCTGATAACGACAGACCAGCTCCTTTTAAAACTCCGAAGCATAACACGCACATAAATTCAAGTTCAGATCAAGCAGAAAAAAATAGTTTTAGTTAATTTTATGCTATTCTTTGGCTAATTTATCACAGTTATTTTCATTTATAGTTGAAAAAAATCTTCTTCTTATAGGATAAATCTCTGTAAAATAATGAAAAATCGTTATTTTCTCGATTTTTTAGCACTCAAACAGATAAATCAACCTAGAGTAGATTATGCTTTTTGATCGTCCACATTCAGATTGAAGCTTGGCGGCTTCTTAGCGAATCTATAATACTTTCGGACAATAACCAATTCGATTAAATCTGAAATCTCTTTCGCGACGCATCGAGAGCTGATACCGCAATTCAAAATGTCATTGATAACCGATTTGATGACCGTAATTGAACGCGTTTTCAGAAACGCCCGATCTGTCGGCAGCAATTTTCAAGCTTGTTTTAATTGGACAAGATTTAATTACTCGCCACCCCTTTTTAAAACGACCTGAATTTTTAAAAAAATCCCGATTGATTGAAGTTTATCACTCATAAATTGCCGGTGTCGGAAACCCAAATGAAGATCACATTAAACGATCGCTGTTGTGCGTTACAAAAGCGGTTTGCAATCAGGTGTGACGCGTACTGTGGTAATGCGGTTAAAAATTATAACTTTTCTCAGACTCTATAAAACCAACATGTGGAGGTGATGATAGGAGCTGAAATAGACGGCATTAATAAATACCCAATCTACAAGTGTAGCCGATATAAAGGAGCCGACAAAAAGCCCGTAACAACATATCGGTCATGAAATTTCAGGCAAAAACCTCCGGAAAGCATCCTGTCCGACATTATCATTTAACAGGGTACACAGGTTGAATAACGCCCTCACCATTTTCAAGGTTTTGCAATTTGAAAAACCGGATAATAATATGAGAGGACTTTTTATAATTTTAATTTGATTTTATATTATTATATTTTAATCAATAAAAACAATAATATTCAAGTTAAACCGCTATTCATAATATATACTAGATAATTTATTCAAGTTTATTTACTTGAATTGATAGCCATTCACATAATGATATTTTTTTCTTGAATTTATTTCACCTCTTCAAAAAACTGTTACAGGCCGGAAAACAGATTTTCAAATCAAGCTTTATGTTATTATTAACCTCCATTTTTAAAGAGATGCAAAACATCAATCGAAAAGCTCATCGTGTTCTTGATATTCCTAATTCCGGACACGTTTGATCTGCTTCGGTGTGTTTTCATGTCTTTGAAAACGGATTGCAGTATTTCCTCAATGCAATTTTGATGTCAATTTTCGGGATATATTTTCGGGAGGAGAGTTTTTGTCAGCTATAGCTTATTCACGTCTCAGAAAAGCCGGGATTAAACGTGTCAACACATCCGATATAGCAAGACTGACGGGGATGAGCCGGAGCACGGTCGATCGTGTTTTGAATGAACGTGGAAGTGTGTCGGAAACGACCCGCAAAAAAATTATTGCTGCTGCGCGGGAACTTGGTATGAAACGCGTTCTGCCGGATCTCTGGCACGGCACATACCGTATCGAACTTATTATTCCCAAAAATGGGCCTCGCAACC is a window encoding:
- a CDS encoding autotransporter outer membrane beta-barrel domain-containing protein, with the translated sequence MNKKYFSTTVSALTLVLAVAGANMSTAWAEEITYNGTEADYNNYHSEDNGTYVTSHLSGQGNTVTIDNTDNLTDDYKAPDTVAGASVRNRTTSRNTVNIQGKAKVTGDVYGAIVGEGDFVADGNKVIITDGQIGGEVDGGVSNKGSANNNSVEFSGGNVAGVIVGGAGATGASGNTVTLNGGTVSRVTYGGSSSSGDVKNNSVVVKSGSYGNNIFAGYTNATGVVDNNTLTLNGGTTTVLVAGGASSKGASVSNNHVIMDGSAIASQIAGGFIFGEAEQGAADGNSITISGTSTVNSSAYGGSVDVGNGSATNNVTTISGNANVAEAGGGIALNGTAQGNKLVINGGAVQRGYGGVSMHGSVKQNTVEMSGGTVANRIIGGRSQYSGNNPNAVSVSGNQVTITGGTVEEDVLGGGADTAGNVTGNAVTMSGDGTNVKGNLVAGLSKLGDVSDNTVTLNGGSVGKFVVGGQATNGRADHNVINVTGGSVSGNIFAGQANKGTDKNEVHVSGGTINGQITGGYSTNSSSTNNVVTVKKVTVTGDITSGYVEKLENTEGSGNAEGNSLTISDEAKIEASPENDTKNVNVVISGYTQSGLALKNTLLVTSKAEVNKGVVAGVSENGNVSENSLTISGGAHLLRYGVGGKTLIGDATNNSVSIEDATIDGNVYGGVTSNGNATNNLITLTGGNVKIGGTVYGGFFDGETRSAGDVFTGNTLNLVHFRGELGGIENVQNYNWVLPKDVVNNQALVHITGGNPVNLANTTHTVAIESDGNRLSVGDKITLIDKVANASASNMEVKQGNFLIYDMKAEQSGDGYVLTAQNSEAVKEENSGDTNNGGTNGGNNTGDDSSNTGDTSNTGNSHNGSIDGTNNTGNTTHGEQGGSGNRELAGRLNPQTKAFSEGRAASLGFLNQGADLIANAGIRSAKSSVAEGGNNPWQMNLMPFFVIDGSSNRYKTGSHADVDGFNMAVGLATGFELADKHPVTLGAFFEYGRGTYDTYNSFANYASVHGDGDTHYTGGGVLGRIDFAGTGLGLVNKLDAGQADGLYAEASFRAGHIDTDFDTDDVLGEFGQGSDYDSGADYYGLHGGVGYVMNFDERNSVDVYGRYFWTKIDSETVDVGRDRLHFDEADSSRLRIGTRYTMIYNQQLKPYVGIAYDHEFDGEVAARAYGLKLDKPSLEGDTGIVEAGISMKPVSTIDALSVDVTGQGFIGRREGGGGGLKIKYQF